The following are from one region of the Ruficoccus sp. ZRK36 genome:
- a CDS encoding sugar-binding domain-containing protein gives MQFDPIDLSGAWKLLERPLSDDTHAMQDVQAAMSDAITCHVPGDVSDSLVQAGKMPEPLVGLNFQQFDWIDDRSWWMSREVDVPTAWKTLACVQLSLDGLDYGADIWLNGHHLGHHDSAFYPFECDVKPHLQWGGANTLLVRLTTGRDIAEQYRDDPLCNATATEAARGYPERGMRHRIFLRKPAYTWGWDWGPYLATCGITGHAMLKPVPTVQIKDVAVVTTLQGKDAIVDVCVETNYHVITTTCRADVTVSFTDEAGEAFSSTRSNVILNCGRCHLDLRCMIPDARLWWPNGAGEQHRYELVTTITVEGQCVHAHKTRVGLRTIRLIDEPGHFAIAVNGQPIFIKGGNWIPSDSLYGRITDAKLTTLVAEAANANFNCLRVWGGGRYEADRFYDACDEYGILLWHDFMSACSALPADRDWFVRSYEAEARYQIKRLRSRACLMLWCGNNEVSQFYEDPDFTGKIQQLRDPGWALYHELLPTLIRELCPQVPYRPTSPYGGETTVHDHQDGDCHHWTVMLPETEYWSNPWYWDTDDVPIFNSEYGYGGPCCIESTKQYLDSDSPNLFDETGRQHTNAFYDMQRVNFSITEHYCDAGGLSLDEYILLGGLCQGLNLGYSLESMRANPQTMGGIFWMYNDTWGENGWTIIDYYLRRKVSYYHVKRCLAHQRLLLRKGGEVYGGKPGEILLIAINDTPSTMDVRAQWGYQSYDGAYSELMSLEARTAPFDHSVIATMPMPSTDQLEQGTVVALPDPGTALEAVSWLRGPYRTLHLPHAKVTVEACERVDDTLHVTVHSDVFAHAVHFNLPGGYRLSDHYFDLLAGQSRTVVIQNAADIDVSNLKASCVNQV, from the coding sequence ATGCAATTTGACCCCATTGATCTGAGCGGTGCCTGGAAACTGCTGGAGCGTCCTTTGAGCGACGACACCCATGCCATGCAGGATGTGCAAGCGGCTATGTCGGATGCGATAACCTGTCATGTCCCCGGAGATGTGAGTGACAGTTTAGTGCAGGCCGGGAAGATGCCTGAGCCCCTGGTCGGTTTGAATTTTCAGCAGTTTGACTGGATCGATGATCGCTCATGGTGGATGAGTCGCGAGGTTGATGTGCCTACCGCATGGAAAACGCTGGCGTGCGTGCAGCTCTCTCTCGATGGCCTCGACTACGGCGCAGACATCTGGCTCAACGGTCATCACCTTGGGCATCATGATTCTGCGTTCTATCCGTTTGAGTGTGATGTGAAGCCACACCTGCAATGGGGCGGTGCGAATACGCTGCTCGTACGCCTGACAACAGGGCGTGATATCGCAGAGCAGTACCGGGACGATCCTCTGTGCAATGCTACCGCAACTGAAGCGGCGCGCGGCTATCCCGAGCGAGGGATGAGGCATCGTATTTTCCTGCGTAAGCCCGCCTACACATGGGGATGGGATTGGGGGCCGTATCTTGCTACATGCGGCATCACGGGGCATGCGATGCTCAAGCCCGTGCCCACCGTACAGATCAAGGATGTGGCCGTGGTCACAACCTTGCAGGGCAAGGATGCCATCGTGGATGTGTGTGTCGAAACGAATTACCACGTGATCACCACCACCTGCCGCGCAGATGTCACGGTAAGCTTCACCGATGAAGCTGGTGAGGCATTCTCAAGCACACGCAGCAATGTGATATTGAATTGTGGGCGCTGCCACCTCGATCTGCGCTGCATGATCCCCGATGCCCGGCTGTGGTGGCCCAACGGTGCTGGTGAGCAGCATCGCTATGAATTGGTCACAACCATTACAGTCGAGGGCCAATGCGTGCATGCTCACAAGACCAGGGTCGGTCTGCGCACCATCCGCTTGATCGATGAGCCGGGTCATTTCGCTATTGCTGTGAATGGGCAGCCCATCTTCATCAAGGGTGGCAACTGGATCCCATCCGACAGCCTGTATGGACGCATCACCGATGCTAAGCTGACGACGTTGGTTGCCGAGGCTGCTAATGCCAACTTCAACTGCTTGCGAGTTTGGGGTGGGGGGCGCTATGAAGCAGACCGCTTTTACGATGCCTGCGACGAGTATGGGATTCTGCTGTGGCATGATTTCATGAGTGCTTGCTCTGCTTTGCCCGCTGATCGTGATTGGTTTGTTCGTAGCTATGAAGCGGAAGCAAGATACCAGATCAAACGCCTCCGTAGTCGCGCATGTCTGATGCTATGGTGTGGTAATAATGAAGTCTCACAGTTCTATGAAGATCCTGATTTTACAGGCAAAATCCAGCAGCTACGCGATCCAGGATGGGCACTGTATCACGAGCTTCTGCCTACCTTAATCCGGGAGCTTTGTCCGCAAGTGCCCTATCGGCCGACCAGTCCTTATGGAGGGGAGACGACCGTACACGATCACCAGGATGGGGACTGTCATCACTGGACGGTTATGCTGCCGGAGACGGAATACTGGTCTAACCCATGGTACTGGGACACCGATGATGTTCCTATCTTCAACTCTGAGTATGGTTATGGTGGACCCTGCTGCATCGAAAGTACAAAGCAGTATCTCGACAGCGACAGCCCCAATCTGTTTGATGAAACGGGACGTCAGCACACCAACGCGTTTTACGATATGCAGCGCGTTAACTTCAGCATAACGGAACATTACTGCGATGCTGGAGGGTTATCGCTGGATGAATACATTCTGCTTGGCGGCCTCTGTCAGGGGTTAAATCTGGGCTACTCTCTGGAGAGCATGCGCGCCAACCCGCAAACGATGGGCGGCATCTTCTGGATGTATAACGACACGTGGGGCGAGAACGGTTGGACCATCATTGACTATTATCTTCGTCGCAAGGTTTCGTACTATCATGTTAAGCGTTGCTTGGCTCATCAGCGTCTGCTGCTGCGTAAGGGCGGTGAGGTTTATGGCGGAAAACCCGGTGAAATACTGCTCATCGCCATAAACGATACGCCGTCGACGATGGATGTGCGTGCGCAGTGGGGGTATCAGAGTTACGATGGGGCATACAGCGAGCTCATGTCATTGGAGGCCCGCACGGCGCCGTTTGATCATTCCGTGATCGCAACAATGCCCATGCCTTCTACCGATCAACTTGAACAAGGTACTGTGGTCGCCCTCCCGGACCCAGGCACTGCGCTGGAGGCGGTTAGTTGGTTACGCGGGCCGTATCGCACACTGCATCTCCCTCATGCCAAAGTAACAGTCGAGGCATGTGAGCGTGTTGACGATACGTTGCATGTCACGGTTCATAGTGATGTCTTTGCTCATGCGGTGCATTTTAATCTACC
- a CDS encoding carbohydrate kinase family protein: MMRNGILCAGNWIIDHVKVLDAWPHQDGLATITEESDGNGGCPYNVAKDLAKLHHGLPLYAAGLLGDDADGRTIIADCRSHGIDTTGLKFTSEAPTSYTDVMTDRTTGRRTFFHQRGTNALLSTEHIRLDDCPARLFVMGYFGLLDALDAIDLGGSNGHAKVFARASELGMLTCADLVSTPCDFPAIVGPSLPYLDLLVLNEWEAAQLTGIPNDNHGAVNLNVLQVQAHALLERGVRRAVAIHFREGAVIASASGETHLQGSLNLPPECIRGAAGAGDAFFAGLLYGFHEDWPWAECMRLAVCSAAASLEAPTCSDAIRPWKACLALGDEHGFRQLGEASPSGQ, from the coding sequence ATGATGAGAAACGGCATCCTTTGCGCAGGAAACTGGATCATTGATCACGTCAAAGTGCTCGACGCCTGGCCGCACCAAGACGGACTCGCTACCATCACAGAGGAGTCAGACGGTAACGGTGGCTGCCCCTACAACGTGGCTAAAGACCTGGCCAAGCTTCATCATGGACTCCCGCTATATGCGGCAGGATTGCTCGGGGACGACGCAGACGGGCGCACGATCATCGCTGATTGCCGCTCGCACGGTATCGACACCACAGGGTTGAAGTTCACATCGGAGGCTCCCACCTCGTACACGGATGTGATGACCGATCGCACGACTGGCCGCCGCACGTTTTTTCATCAGCGCGGCACCAATGCACTGTTGTCTACAGAACATATTCGCCTGGATGACTGCCCGGCTCGTCTTTTTGTCATGGGCTACTTCGGCCTGCTTGATGCCCTCGATGCAATCGACCTCGGCGGAAGTAATGGCCACGCCAAGGTCTTCGCGCGTGCTTCCGAGCTGGGGATGCTGACATGCGCTGACCTTGTTAGCACACCCTGCGATTTCCCCGCTATCGTGGGGCCCAGTCTTCCGTATCTCGATCTTCTCGTGCTCAACGAATGGGAGGCCGCCCAATTGACTGGCATTCCGAATGACAACCATGGTGCGGTGAACCTCAATGTGCTCCAGGTTCAGGCACACGCGTTACTCGAACGGGGCGTCCGGCGAGCCGTGGCCATCCACTTCCGAGAAGGTGCCGTCATCGCCTCAGCTTCCGGAGAAACCCACCTCCAAGGCTCCCTCAATCTGCCGCCTGAGTGCATACGTGGTGCGGCTGGTGCTGGTGACGCCTTCTTCGCCGGGCTGCTCTATGGGTTCCACGAAGACTGGCCATGGGCCGAGTGCATGCGGCTAGCTGTCTGCTCCGCTGCCGCTTCGCTTGAGGCGCCTACCTGCTCCGATGCCATACGTCCGTGGAAGGCATGTCTTGCCCTCGGCGACGAACACGGGTTTCGGCAATTGGGCGAAGCAAGCCCTTCTGGGCAATAG
- a CDS encoding D-lyxose/D-mannose family sugar isomerase encodes MKRSAINAIFHEARACFERHGWALPPEPRWDITDFGLGRFDEYGLVLINLAEEPEYCEKLMFARPGQRTPAHTHARKKEDIICRHGRMALRLWGGHPERGTSGDTLTLRVNGAPRAHVSGKVLVLEAGERVTLTPGVYHEFWPEAEDCIIGEVSTANDDANDNIFVDPAIGRFPGIEEDEPSTVRLISEP; translated from the coding sequence ATGAAACGTTCAGCGATCAACGCTATCTTCCACGAAGCCCGCGCGTGCTTCGAACGCCATGGCTGGGCCCTGCCGCCAGAACCCCGTTGGGACATTACGGACTTCGGTCTCGGGCGTTTCGATGAGTATGGGCTCGTCCTCATCAACTTGGCCGAGGAGCCCGAGTATTGTGAGAAGCTGATGTTTGCTCGCCCCGGCCAACGCACCCCTGCACACACGCACGCTCGTAAAAAGGAAGACATTATCTGCCGACACGGACGCATGGCCTTGCGCCTGTGGGGCGGTCACCCCGAGCGCGGCACGAGCGGCGATACTCTGACTCTGCGCGTGAACGGCGCCCCCCGCGCCCATGTCTCGGGTAAGGTGCTCGTGCTTGAGGCGGGGGAGCGCGTTACCCTGACGCCCGGTGTTTACCATGAGTTTTGGCCCGAGGCTGAAGACTGTATCATCGGCGAGGTCTCTACCGCTAACGACGACGCCAACGACAATATTTTCGTCGATCCGGCTATTGGGCGCTTCCCGGGTATCGAGGAAGACGAACCCTCCACCGTACGGCTGATCAGCGAACCTTAA
- a CDS encoding DeoR/GlpR family DNA-binding transcription regulator, with amino-acid sequence MTTFDRRQRILELVREDESIAVRTLVDTLGASPATVRRDLVELEKEGRVVRTHGGVLHPRKLSAEPSFSVKQQRVPAHKRGIGRAAASFIPKGASVFIDAGTTCLEAGLALLERNANTLFTNSLPLLYHGCSQPGRVIALGGEVRSISRALVGGMALEWLRHLRFDYAVIGASSLDAEAGVFTTEMSEADVKSQALQHAETALLAADSEKLSLSAPVNFAHWQAFDSWITDEDVPPDLLRQLRKQLKVTIASAS; translated from the coding sequence ATGACCACTTTTGATCGTCGCCAGAGAATTCTTGAACTCGTCCGTGAGGACGAAAGCATCGCTGTGCGAACCTTAGTCGACACTCTTGGGGCGTCTCCGGCGACTGTGAGACGAGATCTGGTAGAGCTCGAAAAAGAGGGCAGGGTGGTGCGCACGCATGGCGGCGTATTGCACCCGCGCAAACTCTCCGCTGAGCCGAGTTTTTCCGTCAAGCAACAGCGCGTACCTGCGCACAAGCGCGGTATCGGTCGAGCAGCCGCCAGCTTTATTCCGAAGGGCGCGAGTGTTTTTATTGATGCAGGTACAACGTGTCTCGAAGCAGGGTTAGCCCTGCTGGAGCGCAATGCGAACACTCTGTTCACGAACTCCTTACCGTTGCTTTATCACGGCTGCTCTCAGCCAGGGCGTGTGATCGCGTTGGGTGGCGAGGTGCGATCCATCAGCCGGGCACTGGTCGGTGGTATGGCGCTGGAGTGGTTGCGGCACCTGCGCTTTGACTACGCAGTCATCGGTGCCTCTTCGTTGGATGCTGAGGCGGGGGTATTCACGACCGAAATGAGTGAGGCCGATGTTAAGAGCCAGGCTCTGCAGCACGCTGAAACCGCACTGCTCGCTGCCGATAGCGAAAAACTGAGTCTGAGCGCCCCTGTGAATTTTGCTCACTGGCAGGCTTTCGATTCCTGGATCACGGACGAGGACGTCCCACCTGATCTTCTGCGCCAGCTGAGAAAACAACTGAAAGTCACGATAGCCTCAGCCTCTTAA